The Penaeus vannamei isolate JL-2024 chromosome 2, ASM4276789v1, whole genome shotgun sequence region atatatatatatatatatatgtatatatatatatatacacacacacacatacacacacacacacacacacacgcacgcacacacgcacgcacgcacacacacacacacacacacacacacacacacacacacacacacacacatttatatatgtatatatatatatatatatatatatatatatatatatatatatatacataaatgttcatatacatacatatacgtttacatatatatgtatttatatacacatatattcatatatatatatatatatatatatatatatatatatatatatatatacacacacacacacacacatatatatatatatatatatatatatatatatatatatatatatatatatgtgtgtgtgtgtgtgtgtgtgtgtgtgtgtgtgtgtgtgtgtgtgtgtgtgtgtgtgtgcgtgtatatatatatatatgtgtgtgtgtgtgtgtgtgtgtgtgtgtgtgtgtgtgtgtgtgtgtgtgtgtgtgtgtgtgtgtgtgtatatatatatatatttatttatttatttatttatcttcctagaccatatattttctattattacacAATAAACAAATGTTCATGTGTCTCGTGTAATAAAAGAACAATCCAAGCAATAGCTAGCAAAGATAAGAACTTTATGAATCAGAGAAGAAAATTAAGGCCAATGTcagtggagagaaaaaaataaataaaaaaagttgtTGATAAGGCTTAAAATGAAGCGGACTAACTTGTAAGACCTGAGAGCCATAAACTTCATTAATCAGCGAAATAAGATTAGAAAAATAGttaaagaaatacagaaataataaaatatgaaaataaacaggGATGTCCTAACcatattttgttgttgatgtggtTAATCAGAGAAATTAAATCAAGACATTATCAGAGTAGTTTGCAATTGAAAGATGTATAAAGTATTAATTATCAAGGAGTATTTCGTACATTTATACTTCGTTACTGATGAGATATAACAAATaacaagtatataaaaaaattcGTAGCTTAATACTTCGTTACTGATGAGGTACAACGCATAACATGCATATAAAAGATTTCGTAGCTTAATACTTTGTTACTGATGAGGCAGCGGCGGCCAACCTAAGAGCAGAGGGTTTATCTTCCGTCAGTAAATTATTAGTCATTCGTTGGGTTGTACTGTATGTTACGTGTGCCTCTTGGTTGATAaataggtaggtggatggatggataggcaggtaggtaggtagatagatagattggtcaatggatagatagatcgattgaaatatagatacatagacaagtagcctgatagacagatacactgatatatcgatagacagataagtagggagatagagaaataatttCCACAGTTTTAATGCCCATAAAGATTCTCGGAATTTCGTTTTCTATTCATTGAAAGGCCACAGTAAAGCGCACGTGTGCATTTTGCTGTTGAGTGCGTGTGTCCGCTCATACAGCTACGTTCTCggatgaatggatagagagacaaatggatgaaagtgatgagggaaagaggcaaaggagaaagagagggagaaacgataACTAAAGTTGGAAAAGAACATTATGAATTTCAGAATAGTTAAGatacaagaaaagggaaagaggagagggggagaaaacgaTAGCGAAGAGTTGAAGAAAAACATTATGAAATTAAGAATAGACGAAGtataagaagagacaaagagacataacAAAATTTGGAATATAATTACCCaaagtagaaaaaagtagaaaagtagaaaaaaaaaacagaagagcaaCACATGAATCAAATTTCGAACCGCACTTGTTGACAGACATTTTCCCAGACGTCAACAAGCATCTCATTCGCCTGACTGAGTACCTGCAGGAAGCTTTTTGTACTGttcgcttttttatcttttcttgtttttttttttcttgttgttggtaTGTGGGGAGGGTGTTTTGTCTCGTCTTAGTTgtaacgtgatttttttttttttttaatgtttgcaaGAGCCTTTcatagagatatataggtagatagatgttgaACAGATGGGTAAGATCTGCATTTATTGTCCATATAAAaagtgtttatatgcatacgtacatttatatttacataaatgtgatatgtgtgtgtgtgtgtgtgtgtgtgtgtgtgcatacatacatacatacatatatatatatatatatatatatatatatatatatatatatatatatatatatatatatatatatgtgtgtgtgtgtgtgtgtgtgtgtgtgtgtgtgtgtgtgtgtgtgtgtatgtatgtatatatatatatatatatatatatatatatatatatatatatatatatatatatatatacatatgtatatttgtgtgtgtgtgtgtatgtcgagatcattattcattcgacatttaaaaaggtacactgtttctgatttcaaagatgcatatccgccaatgaaatatttgtttacatgtcttCATAGATCtataggcatatcaatatagcaatatTTAGTGTTACAACAAATAGAGTAACTTATAATAGTCATTTATaatggtgttttttttaatgttgacaattcatttgggggaaagcaatgagttTGTTACTCGAACGTTTTCTCGTCAGACTATTCCTGGCCTTCCTTCCAaacacaggtaagctgagtgctggtattttaagccatgttttaccttgatattatagatcacaatCCTTAATAAGTTAATTAACGTAGTTtataaatccctttgtatcaatttgtgatattcagatgagtcctggccttcctccatgtaatagagagaggagaaatggaaaaattcGAGACAAGAACAACATGCCATAATGCTTTATTTGAGAAagaatattatttatttagttattttagtgggcCTTGGATACACTgatggaagtagtcgcaggtgacagttctggtAGTAGtttattagagtgaagagtaagaCAGGGAAATTGTTgtttaaaagaagggaaatgattggcttatgtcctaggaaaatcATGGAAAGCATGGTGATATACAGGGTGTGAGGGTCTCAATTCTGTCtcatatgtttttattatgtttattaaaatgtcactGATTCGTAATTGGTAGGAAAAGGGAGGCTATATAGAATTAACCagagatatgaattgaattatctgagaatattgcttattttgaTGATTGTGTATTGCTCAGATATACAGAATGATATactatttgttcattgtttgtttattgaatgaagtattaatggttaaaatgtgTCTGTGACCGTTATATTAATAGGCACAGTcagcagaggaatgaattcattcccacacccacgagcctcaAAGACAAAACTTTAATGGTACATTAAatgcagtaagaataggcctacatttaaatgaaattggtatatgaaaaacACACAGGTACTTTTACGCTCCTAGAATATAGGGATATTTTACTAATTCACTTCTTTATTGCAAATTTCCGATCATATTTATTACATGACACGCGACTCGTGGGCCATCGACCAAAGAGCCATCATCAGGGAGATGCTCAAAGTGCCGGAGGTGTGAAAACTTTCAATGGAGATCATGTCGTCATTCTTGTCTGAGGTTCTTGCATCATTTCAGGAGCTCATGTCAGTGTCTCGTGATAGGAATATCCCTTTCACATCCCTGGCACAGTTACCGGCGGTTCCACCCATGACACAGGTGTTTTCCTTTCTGGCTTTGGCATAATCACCGGCGGTTCCACCCATGGCACAGGTGTTTTCCTTTCCGGCTTTGGCATAATCACCGGCGGTTCCACCCATGACACAGGTGTTTTCCTTTCCGGCTTTGGCATAATCACCGGCGGTTCCACCCATGACACAGATGCTTTCCTTTCCGGCTTTGGCATAATCACCGGCGGTTCCACCCATGACACAGGTGTTTTCCTGTCAGGCTTTGGCATAATCACCGGCGGTTCCACCCATGGCACAGGtgctttcctgtctgtctcttgcaCAATTGATATCGAAGATGATAATTGACAATggagatgataattatataatggtaatgatactgatattgattatgaaatgagaaataacaataatgacaacatcaatacttactaaaagcactcagagagcgcataaaggtaatgataataatggaagttACCCCTATTTCCGAGGCAATAGAGGCAACAGGTGCATTATTCGAAAATTTCAAAATTCagatcaccaacaaaatttaatggaatctaagaaGCTAAGAAACATCTGGTAAAAAATCATAACTTGTGCAGATATCCTGCTAAGCAACTAACAAAGAGGCGAACAAACTAACAAAATGACCTTAGCGGAGGTAGTGACATCAATAATACTTAcgaaaataatgaatagatgacATAGCAATGACTCCAAAaagagcaacagcagtagtattacaaaaaataatagtaatgattattctaCAACCACTGCTATTGTCACTAGTAACGAGATTAATATAAAAACAATTTGATTATAAGAACGCCATTATCATcagttatattattataattattaattagtgGTAGTTAATCATTAATGATACCATCAGTATTAATGCTACTCCTCGGAGCTTTGGTTGCGGATACGATGACAGTGATACTTGTTGATATTATTCGTGTccacattctcactctcacagTCATTTTGCTGCTCATGCCACTGACAACATGCTGAACATTAGTGTACCTTCAGCATTGCCGAAGGTACAATAATTACTGATACTACAGAATTAGAAAATATTGATGATTCGCACTGATTAGCATCATCAACAATTTACATCTCATTTCCTTGAAGAGTTTTCAGATTAAAACTTAAAAGGATTTACCCCGAGGCTGTGCGTCGCCTTCGAGAgccaagacgacgacgacgacgagcagTGCCAGTAGCGCTTCTgggaaaggaaaagcaaagaaaaaagtgattATACCTTGTTATTGGAAATATCTGTAACCATAGaggcaaacatttatatatatatatatatatatatatatatatatatatatatatatatatatatatatatatatatatatatatatatatatatatatatatatgtatgtgtgtgtgtgtgtgggtgtatatgtgtgatttaatatatatatatatatatatatatatatatatatatatatatatatatatatatatatatatatatattatatatatacatatatatatatatatatatatatatatatatatatatttatatatatacatatatatatatatatatatgtgtgtgtgtgtgtgtgtgtgtgtgtgtatctatatatctatatatatctatatctatctatatctatctatatatatatatatatatatgtatgtatgcatgtatatatatatgcatatatatatatatatatatatatatatatatatatatatatttatacatatatatatatatatttatatatatacatatgtatatatatacatatatatatatacatacattatatatatatatatatatatatatatatatatatgtacatatatgtatatatatacatatatatatatatatatatatatatatatatatatatatatgtgtgtgtgtgtgtgtgtgtatgtatatatatctttatatatatatatatatatatatatatatatatatatatatatatatatatatattgtgtgtgtatatatatatatatatatatatatatatattgtatgtgtgtgtgtatgtgtgtgtgtatatatatatgaatatatatatgaatatatatatatatatatatatatatatatatatatatgtgtgtgtgtgtgtgtgtgtgtgtgtgtgtgtgtgtgtgtgtgtgtg contains the following coding sequences:
- the LOC138863158 gene encoding uncharacterized protein; translation: MGGTAGDYAKAGKESICVMGGTAGDYAKAGKENTCVMGGTAGDYAKAGKENTCAMGGTAGDYAKARKENTCVMGGTAGNCARDVKGIFLSRDTDMSS